The Geomonas ferrireducens genome includes a window with the following:
- the rpmF gene encoding 50S ribosomal protein L32 has translation MAVPKKKTSKSRKNMRRAHDFLTAPTVSTCPQCKAPKLPHCVCPSCGTYKGRQVLKAEEL, from the coding sequence ATGGCTGTACCTAAGAAGAAAACCTCCAAGTCGCGCAAGAACATGAGGCGTGCACACGACTTCCTGACCGCTCCCACCGTCTCGACCTGCCCCCAGTGCAAGGCTCCGAAGCTGCCGCATTGCGTCTGCCCGTCCTGCGGTACTTACAAGGGACGCCAGGTGCTGAAGGCTGAAGAGCTCTAG
- a CDS encoding YceD family protein has translation MKIDIEKVKKKQLDLSEVEPASHYPVLVAMEAAGECTFTAPVSTEVTAVWEYDHVRATGRVESAAHLTCSRCLAEYDLPLTSDFTIFYTKGEEDSTEEEVELTDEELISATYSGDEIDMDPEIAEQVMLEVPYKPLCSESCKGLCPECGADLNAGECGCDRGGINLKMAALKKIKIEK, from the coding sequence TTGAAGATAGATATAGAGAAGGTGAAAAAGAAGCAGCTCGACCTCTCGGAGGTGGAGCCGGCTTCGCACTATCCGGTGCTGGTGGCAATGGAAGCGGCCGGCGAGTGCACCTTTACCGCCCCGGTCAGCACAGAGGTCACCGCAGTCTGGGAATACGACCACGTGCGGGCGACCGGGCGGGTTGAGAGTGCCGCCCACCTCACCTGTTCCCGCTGCCTCGCCGAATACGACTTGCCGCTCACCTCGGACTTCACCATCTTCTACACCAAGGGTGAAGAGGATAGTACCGAGGAGGAAGTCGAGCTCACCGACGAGGAGCTGATCTCCGCCACTTACAGCGGCGACGAGATCGACATGGACCCCGAGATCGCCGAACAGGTGATGCTCGAGGTGCCGTACAAGCCACTATGCAGCGAATCGTGCAAAGGGCTCTGCCCCGAGTGCGGTGCTGACCTGAACGCCGGAGAGTGCGGCTGCGATCGCGGCGGGATAAACCTGAAGATGGCCGCCCTGAAGAAGATCAAGATAGAAAAGTAA